A window from Kwoniella pini CBS 10737 chromosome 1, complete sequence encodes these proteins:
- a CDS encoding 40S ribosomal uS14 domain-containing protein encodes MFPQRYQATKTIPDASSSSSSKKRLSSFSSSSTLIDSKPNPHLKFEDIHKIEILHQICAFEHIFQEFFAILDELIKPAIRATFKIHYNRQQLFINPFTKTIAKRIDNETELKYMTRRITDSQRQFKGNLVPEYWLKKIEKNFLSALSNTQIHLRSILEFDNQVGLFTRPMLKKSEISLKGIEFVLFSFPDGVDDPKELGFNDALTFTYEQFDHKDVLALGLGMARAINHRCNANIYWKFPTQLTEIKNTSIKGILCSIGKLRILDNHLQPDQQLFAFYSEKFGMLMEISTINENQRWHLHSRESSPSPRLPSLLPEAGLELHSSSDSTEIRTPPHIPDSKAYHCDVYTRKSSRKVASISDYKQQSFNLPREVIHRKSIAQRIYLDPDTDEDPEESSTLSVSYPIPLSNLPISKKRSRVISSPESDLAEIRDVQFRSTTQDQSNAAVIDTRKGYSFDEPITIDIDYIEYEEDITNIQSSSNSLLAAVVDEVIDQSSKHISNEVRYTSCSYTKSNSPGFLVDETAITTLQVSERDVKICKRYMPDLKNRLKRFERAVEGFKRDKKRYQEWDDRWKRAHSNVWFSRPRNYGKGSRQCRVCAHQAGLIRKWGLDMCRQCFREKSKQIGFYKVS; translated from the exons ATGTTTCCACAAAGGTATCAAGCAACAAAAACAATTCCGGATGcgtcatcttcttcatcaagtaaaaAACGACtatcttccttttcctcttcttcaactctTATTGATTCGAAACCGAATCCACATCTCAAATTCGAAGATATACATAAAATCGAGATATTACATCAAATATGCGCATTCGAGCATATTTTTCAAGAATTTTTTGCTatattagatgaattaattaaaccAGCTATAAGAGCTacattcaaaattcattataatCGACAACAATTATTCATTAATCCTTTTACCAAA ACAATAGCTAAGCGAATTGATAATGAGACTGAATTGAAGTATATGACAAGAAGAAT CACTGATTCGCAGAGACAATTTAAGGGAAATTTGGTTCCCGAATATTGGCTTAAGAA gattgaaaagaatttcctttcagctttatcaaatactcaaattcatcttcgttCCATCTTAGAATTCGATAACCAAGTTGGCCTTTTCACAAGACCTATGTTAAAGAAATCTGAAATTAGTTTAAAAGGAATAGAATTTGTattgttttcttttcctgATGGAGTTGATGATCCTAAAGAATTGGGGTTCAATGATGCTTTGACATTTACATATGAACAGTTTGATCATAAGGATGTACTTGCTTTAGGATTAGGTATGGCACGAGCAATCAAT CATAGATGTAATGCGAATATATATTGGAAATTTCCCACTCAATTAACAGAGATTAAAAATACATCAATTAAAGGTATACTTTGttcaattggtaaattacGAATTTTGGataatcatcttcaacctGATCAACAATTATTTGCATTTTATTCTGAAAAATTTGGTATGTTAATGGAAATTTCTACAATAAATGAAA ACCAGAGATGGCATTTACATTCACGCGAATCATCACCTTCCCCTCGTCTTCCTTCGCTATTACCTGAAGCTGGTTTGGAGTTGCACTCGTCGTCAGATTCGACGGAGATACGGACACCCCCACATATTCCTGATTCGAAGGCATATCATTGCGATGTGTATACTCGAAAATCATCTAGGAAAGTCGCATCGATATCTGATTATAAACAGCAAAGTTTCAACCTCCCGCGAGAAGTCATCCATCGCAAAAGCATCGCTCAAAGGATATATCTTGATCCTGATACGGATGAGGATCCGGAGGAATCTAGTACTCTCTCTGTTAGCTACCCTATTCCATTGTCAAACTTGCCAATATCGAAAAAGAGATCTAGAGTGATCTCTTCGCCAGAGAGCGATCTTGCAGAGATAAGAGATGTTCAGTTTAGAAGTACTACCCAAGATCAGTCAAACGCTGCTGTGATCGACACTAGGAAGGGGTATTCTTTCGATGAACCTATCACAATCGATATAGACTATATCGAATATGAAGAGGATATTACCAATATTCaatcaagttcaaattcattattagCGGCTGTCGTCGATGAAGTGATAGATCAATCTTCCAAGCATATTTCGAATGAAGTACGGTATACATCGTGTTCATACACGAAATCCAACTCTCCGGGATTTCTTGTCGATGAAACCGCAATAACTACCCTTCAAGTCTCTGAAAGGGATGTCAAAATTTGTAAGAGGTATATGCCGGATCTAAAGAATAGGTTAAAAAGATTTGAAAGGGCTGTTGAAGGTTTCAAGAGGGATAAAAAGAGATATCAAGAATGGGATGATAGATGGAAGAG GGCTCACTCTAACGTTTGGTtctcaag ACCCCGAAACTACGGTAAAGGTTCTCGACAATGTCGAGTCTGTGCTCATCAAGCCGGTCTCATTAG AAAATG GGGTCTTGATATGTGCAGACAATGTTTCCgagagaag tCCAAGCAAATTGGTTTCTACAAGGTCAGTTAG
- a CDS encoding mitochondrial 54S ribosomal protein uL30m has protein sequence MFRTRILNQISNIASSSSSSLPSSSSVPTHHLITLIRSPIGLPKSSRKTLEALGLHRLRERALHPYGETTAGRILRVKELVHVSNVTEEEGRILVKRRRSEGSGLEPSGRVYGGGKGLISQI, from the coding sequence ATGTTCCGAACACGAATACTCAACCAAATATCGAACATCgcttcctcctcttctagCTCattaccatcttcttcttctgtacCAACACATCATCTGATAACCTTGATCAGATCACCTATCGGCTTACCAAAATCTTCGAGGAAAACATTAGAAGCATTAGGACTACATAGATTACGTGAAAGAGCTTTACATCCTTATGGAGAAACGACCGCAGGTCGAATATTAAGAGTAAAGGAGTTAGTACATGTTTCGAATGTCACAGAGGAGGAAGGAAGGATATTGGTGAAAAGACGAAGATCTGAAGGAAGTGGATTAGAGCCAAGTGGCAGAGTGTATGGAGGTGGTAAAGGCTTGATTAGTCAAATATAG